From Pseudochaenichthys georgianus chromosome 11, fPseGeo1.2, whole genome shotgun sequence, a single genomic window includes:
- the LOC117454694 gene encoding G1/S-specific cyclin-E2-like, with protein sequence MSRRSGRLQKRSENAPRQKSKVTKQSNRKKIQPLSKLQCEKNYTVLECVAEPRVLIKAAVRGVDCTPPLVQPSPLPPLGWGSPEDVWVKMVGREQSYTHSKSFMQKHPAIQPRMRSILLDWLIEVSEAYTLHRQTFYLAQDYFDRFMLTQDNIEKNMLQLIGITCLFIASKMEEACPPKLAQMAYVTAGTYYEEEILQMELIILKALKWSLCPETAVSWLKLYFQVASMSTNSDLLESQVPQEAYVQMTRLLDLCIININSLVFEYRVLAASVLSHFIHQETVERVSGLCTHSLQQCVSWMAPTVEALSFFGRAALRDFVSIKKEDRHNIQTHLDYMSMLEGVNQKEVSGQLLTPPSSTEKSVSH encoded by the exons ATGTCTAGACGAAG TGGTCGCCTGCAGAAAAGATCTGAAAATGCTCCAAGGCAGAAAAGCAAAGTAACTAAG CAAAGCAACAGAAAAAAGATCCAGCCCCTGTCAAAGCTGCAGTGTGAGAAG AACTATACAGTACTTGAGTGCGTGGCTGAGCCTCGTGTTCTCATCAAAGCTGCTGTGAGGGGAGTGGACTGCACACCCCCCCTGGTTCAGCCGTCCCCTCTGCCTCCTCTTGG GTGGGGATCTCCTGAAGACGTGTGGGTGAAGATGGTGGGCAGGGAGCAGAGCTACACACACAGCAAGAGCTTCATGCAGAAACACCCCGCGATACAGCCCAGAATGAGATCCATACTGCTCGACTGGTTAATTGAG GTGAGTGAGGCCTACACTCTGCACCGGCAGACGTTCTACCTGGCTCAGGATTACTTCGACCGCTTCATGTTGACGCAGGACAACATTGAGAAGAACATGCTGCAGCTCATCGGGATAACCTGTCTCTTTATAGCATCCAAGATGGAG GAAGCCTGTCCTCCCAAGCTCGCACAGATGGCCTATGTGACTGCAGGGACTTACTATGAAGAGGAGATCCTGCAGATGGAGCTCATCATTTTGAAG GCGCTGAAGTGGAGCCTTTGTCCTGAAACAGCCGTCTCCTGGCTGAAGCTTTACTTCCAGGTGGCATCCATGAGCACGAACTCTGACCTGCTGGAGTCACAGGTTCCACAGGAGGCTTACGTGCAAATGACACGG CTTTTAGATTTGTGCATCATCAACATAAACTCTCTGGTCTTTGAGTATCGAGTGTTGGCTGCCTCGGTGCTGAGTCATTTCATTCATCAGGAAACAGTGGAGAGAGTTTCAG GTCTGTGCACACACTCCCTGCAGCAGTGTGTGAGCTGGATGGCCCCCACTGTGGAGGCACTTAGCTTTTTTGGCAGAGCGGCGCTGAGAGACTTTGTCAGCATAAAGAAAGAAGACCGACACAACATCCAGACGCACCTGGACTACATGAGCATGCTG GAGGGCGTCAATCAAAAGGAAGTGAGCGGCCAGCTCCTCACTCCGCCCAGCAGCACAGAGAAGAGCGTCTCGCACTGA
- the ints8 gene encoding integrator complex subunit 8 isoform X2 — MSVDRVAAVTSGRPSTPLQVSWFEFLLDGSLLENHLQKSYPDPTPVQLIIQFLEQASKPSVNEQNQVQPPADNRRNRTLKLLALKVAAHMKWDLDALEKGLTIPVLNMLLNELLCVSKVPPGVKHVDLDLSTLPPTTAMAVIIYNRWAIRTIVLSSFPEKQTKPGPHQMNMLSIVQQEKEMTDNILTVLKEQATDSISVLEGSLQLKKDFYVHTLRTLDLLAADAAANGETEYSTAGLRISADELHCQVNYDLGGIFFQQGCTDQTAYEKARDHFRQTKELFTKLDSTVHVHLDEKRLAGYWNACKALTEDCDPSDTQNTPYNQINSLIRAHNHQAVIEAFIKDNMCRTLPSNFRRSVLREFLYKVQQGESSLDEVCFKLCVCNAVRDALEGEVLSVRFHQLLLKPSKKMVDFILDVCTLSLGKDRPSESSRRNMATFLKTLCETLQELPLLMGVSSHKLFVELLKEEDRKVLVEQLRKRSVTINLSAKPLPSFYDIPASSSVSIGQLEQQLILSLEPRRIRQILIELHGMAERPFWRVNSKWEAPKDYINVILGIKDNLTKDLVYIFMAKGLHCISIKDFPHARQLYSACLELVTEFSPKLRQVMLNEMLLLEVRAHETMAAEGSKERPTSDLVSRVRGYLEMRIHDLPLRQVVGEECVAFMLNWRENDYLTLQVPPSLVMNNPYIKIGQLLASTCKELPGPKECRRTAKELWDVVVQICSMSVQHKRNNDGRVGLIKQRESSMGILQRSKFITFIKKLREPLVLTTLISLFVRFHSIVRDDIVNEVTAEHLTIWPSTLLNIQAVDVEAVAVTVKELVSYALTLNPNNQSWLITQADIYFVTNQYSAALNLYLQAGAVCSDFFTKTMAPDIYSDQVLKRMIKCCSMMNCHTQVAVLCQFLREVDYMTAFKALQEQNSHDAMDSFYDYIWDVTILEYLTHIHHKRGETEKRQIAIKAIGQTELNTSNPEEVLLLAAQKRKKRFLQAMAKLYF, encoded by the exons ATGAGTGTGGACCGGGTGGCTGCTGTGACCAGCGGCCGGCCCAGCACCCCCCTCCAGGTGTCCTGGTTTGAGTTCCTCCTGGACGGCAGCCTGCTGGAGAACCACCTGCAGAAGTCATACCCAG ACCCAACACCAGTGCAGCTGATCATCCAGTTCCTGGAGCAGGCGTCCAAACCCTCTGTGAACGAGCAGAACCAGGTGCAGCCTCCAGCAGACAACCGCCGGAACCGCACCCTGAAGCTGCTGGCCCTGAAGGTCGCTGCACACATGAAGTGGGATCTGGATGCTCTGGAGAAAGG TTTGACCATTCCAGTATTAAATATGTTACTCAATGAGCTCCTGTGTGTGAGCAAAGTGCCTCCAGGGGTGAAACATGTGGACCTGGACCTCTCCACTCTGCCTCCCACTACGGCCATGGCTGTCATCATATACAACCGCTG GGCCATCAGAACCATTGTGCTGAGCAGCTTCCCTGAGAAACAGACCAAGCCAGGACCTCACCAGATGAACAT GTTAAGTATAGTGCAGCAGGAGAAGGAGATGACTGACAACATCCTCACTGTG CTGAAAGAGCAGGCGACAGACTCCATCAGTGTCCTGGAAGGATCTCTGCAGCTGAAGAAAGATTTCTATGTTCACACTCTGAGGACTCTGGACCTGCTGGCTGCTGACGCTGCTGCCAACGGGGAGACGGAGTACTCCACCGCAGGGCTCAGGATCAGTGCTGACGAGCTGCACTGTCAG GTGAATTATGATCTGGGAGGGATTTTCTTCCAGCAAGGCTGCACAGATCAAACGGCCTATGAGAAAGCCCGGGATCACTTCAGACAGACTAAGGAACTGTTTACTAAG CTGGATTCCACCGTCCACGTCCACCTGGATGAGAAGCGTCTGGCCGGCTACTGGAACGCCTGCAAAGCTCTGACTGAAGACTGCGACCCGTCAGACACACAGAACACGCCCTACAACCAGATCAACAGTCTGATCAGAGCGCACAACCACCAG GCTGTCATTGAAGCCTTCATCAAAGACAACATGTGCCGCACTTTGCCAAGCAACTTCAGACGCTCTGTTCTCAGAGAGTTCCTGTACAAGGTCCAACAAGG GGAGTCCAGTCTGGACGAGGTTTGCTTCAAGCTGTGTGTTTGCAACGCTGTCCGAGACGCTTtggaaggagaagtgctcagcGTGCGCTTCCACCAGCTGCTCCTCAAGCCCAGCAAGAAGATGGTGGACTTCATTTTAGAC GTGTGCACACTTTCACTGGGAAAAGACCGTCCATCCGAGTCATCCAGGAGGAACATGGCCACTTTCCTGAA GACTCTGTGTGAGACCCTGCAGGAGCTGCCTCTGCTGATGGGGGTCTCCTCTCATAAGCTCTTTGTGGAGCTGCTGAAGGAGGAGGACAGGAAGGTGCTGGTGGAGCAGCTGAGGAAGAGATCAGTCACCATCAACCTCAGCGCCAAGCCTCTGCCTTCCTTCTATGACATTCCAG CTTCGTCGAGTGTGAGCATCGGGCAGCTGGAGCAGCAGCTCATCCTCTCACTGGAGCCCCGCAGGATCAGACAGATCCTCATCGAGCTGCACGGCATGGCTGAGAGACCCTTCTGGAGGGTCAACAGCAAG TGGGAAGCTCCTAAGGACTACATCAACGTGATCCTGGGCATCAAAGACAACCTGACTAAGGACCTGGTTTACATCTTCATGGCCAAAGGACTGCACTGCATATCAATAAAG GACTTTCCCCACGCCCGACAGCTGTACTCCGCCTGCCTGGAGCTGGTCACCGAGTTCTCCCCGAAGCTGAGGCAGGTGATGCTGAACGagatgctgctgctggaggtccGCGCGCATGAGACCATGGCAGCCGAGGGCAGCAAGGAGAGACCCACCTCAGACCTGGTCAGCAGGGTGAGGGGATACCTGGAGATGAGGATACATG ATCTGCCTCTGCGCCAGGTGGTGGGGGAGGAGTGTGTGGCCTTCATGTTGAACTGGAGGGAGAATGACTACCTGACCCTGCAGGTGCCCCCCTCTCTGGTCATGAACAACCCGTACATCAAG ATCGGTCAGCTGCTGGCTTCCACGTGCAAAGAGCTGCCGGGCCCTAAAGAGTGCCGGCGCACAGCCAAGGAGCTGTGGGACGTGGTGGTGCAGATCTGCAGCATGTCCGTCCAGCACAAGAGGAACAACGACGGCAGAGTGGGGCTCATCAAGCAGAGGGAGTCCTCCATGGGCATCCTGCAGCG GAGCAAATTCATCACTTTCATCAAGAAACTTCGA GAGCCGCTGGTGTTGACGACCCTCATCTCGCTGTTCGTCAGGTTCCACAGCATAGTGCGG GATGACATTGTAAATGAAGTGACAGCCGAACACCTCACCATCTGGCCATCTACTCTGCTAAA CATCCAGGCAGTGGATGTGGAAGCTGTGGCGGTGACGGTCAAAGAGCTGGTGTCCTACGCCCTCACCCTGAACCCGAACAACCAGTCGTGGCTCATCACACAGGCAGACATCTACTTTG TGACCAATCAGTACTCTGCTGCTCTGAACCTTTACCTCCAGGCCGGAGCCGTGTGCTCAGACTTCTTCACCAAAACGATGGCCCCCGACATCTACTCGGACCAG GTCCTGAAGAGGATGATCAAGTGCTGTTCAATGATGAACTGCCACACACAG GTGGCTGTTCTCTGCCAGTTTCTGCGAGAGGTGGACTACATGACGGCCTTTAAAGCTCTTCAAGAACAGAACAG TCACGATGCCATGGACTCGTTCTATGACTACATCTGGGACGTCACCATCCTGGAGTACCTCACCC ACATTCACCACAAGCGGGGCGAGACGGAGAAGAGACAAATAGCC ATCAAAGCCATCGGGCAGACGGAGCTGAACACCAGTAACCCCGAGGAGGTGCTGCTGCTGGCCGCtcagaagaggaagaagaggttCCTGCAGGCCATGGCCAAACTCTACTTCTAG
- the ints8 gene encoding integrator complex subunit 8 isoform X1, with the protein MEEGRMSVDRVAAVTSGRPSTPLQVSWFEFLLDGSLLENHLQKSYPDPTPVQLIIQFLEQASKPSVNEQNQVQPPADNRRNRTLKLLALKVAAHMKWDLDALEKGLTIPVLNMLLNELLCVSKVPPGVKHVDLDLSTLPPTTAMAVIIYNRWAIRTIVLSSFPEKQTKPGPHQMNMLSIVQQEKEMTDNILTVLKEQATDSISVLEGSLQLKKDFYVHTLRTLDLLAADAAANGETEYSTAGLRISADELHCQVNYDLGGIFFQQGCTDQTAYEKARDHFRQTKELFTKLDSTVHVHLDEKRLAGYWNACKALTEDCDPSDTQNTPYNQINSLIRAHNHQAVIEAFIKDNMCRTLPSNFRRSVLREFLYKVQQGESSLDEVCFKLCVCNAVRDALEGEVLSVRFHQLLLKPSKKMVDFILDVCTLSLGKDRPSESSRRNMATFLKTLCETLQELPLLMGVSSHKLFVELLKEEDRKVLVEQLRKRSVTINLSAKPLPSFYDIPASSSVSIGQLEQQLILSLEPRRIRQILIELHGMAERPFWRVNSKWEAPKDYINVILGIKDNLTKDLVYIFMAKGLHCISIKDFPHARQLYSACLELVTEFSPKLRQVMLNEMLLLEVRAHETMAAEGSKERPTSDLVSRVRGYLEMRIHDLPLRQVVGEECVAFMLNWRENDYLTLQVPPSLVMNNPYIKIGQLLASTCKELPGPKECRRTAKELWDVVVQICSMSVQHKRNNDGRVGLIKQRESSMGILQRSKFITFIKKLREPLVLTTLISLFVRFHSIVRDDIVNEVTAEHLTIWPSTLLNIQAVDVEAVAVTVKELVSYALTLNPNNQSWLITQADIYFVTNQYSAALNLYLQAGAVCSDFFTKTMAPDIYSDQVLKRMIKCCSMMNCHTQVAVLCQFLREVDYMTAFKALQEQNSHDAMDSFYDYIWDVTILEYLTHIHHKRGETEKRQIAIKAIGQTELNTSNPEEVLLLAAQKRKKRFLQAMAKLYF; encoded by the exons ATGGAAGAG GGGAGGATGAGTGTGGACCGGGTGGCTGCTGTGACCAGCGGCCGGCCCAGCACCCCCCTCCAGGTGTCCTGGTTTGAGTTCCTCCTGGACGGCAGCCTGCTGGAGAACCACCTGCAGAAGTCATACCCAG ACCCAACACCAGTGCAGCTGATCATCCAGTTCCTGGAGCAGGCGTCCAAACCCTCTGTGAACGAGCAGAACCAGGTGCAGCCTCCAGCAGACAACCGCCGGAACCGCACCCTGAAGCTGCTGGCCCTGAAGGTCGCTGCACACATGAAGTGGGATCTGGATGCTCTGGAGAAAGG TTTGACCATTCCAGTATTAAATATGTTACTCAATGAGCTCCTGTGTGTGAGCAAAGTGCCTCCAGGGGTGAAACATGTGGACCTGGACCTCTCCACTCTGCCTCCCACTACGGCCATGGCTGTCATCATATACAACCGCTG GGCCATCAGAACCATTGTGCTGAGCAGCTTCCCTGAGAAACAGACCAAGCCAGGACCTCACCAGATGAACAT GTTAAGTATAGTGCAGCAGGAGAAGGAGATGACTGACAACATCCTCACTGTG CTGAAAGAGCAGGCGACAGACTCCATCAGTGTCCTGGAAGGATCTCTGCAGCTGAAGAAAGATTTCTATGTTCACACTCTGAGGACTCTGGACCTGCTGGCTGCTGACGCTGCTGCCAACGGGGAGACGGAGTACTCCACCGCAGGGCTCAGGATCAGTGCTGACGAGCTGCACTGTCAG GTGAATTATGATCTGGGAGGGATTTTCTTCCAGCAAGGCTGCACAGATCAAACGGCCTATGAGAAAGCCCGGGATCACTTCAGACAGACTAAGGAACTGTTTACTAAG CTGGATTCCACCGTCCACGTCCACCTGGATGAGAAGCGTCTGGCCGGCTACTGGAACGCCTGCAAAGCTCTGACTGAAGACTGCGACCCGTCAGACACACAGAACACGCCCTACAACCAGATCAACAGTCTGATCAGAGCGCACAACCACCAG GCTGTCATTGAAGCCTTCATCAAAGACAACATGTGCCGCACTTTGCCAAGCAACTTCAGACGCTCTGTTCTCAGAGAGTTCCTGTACAAGGTCCAACAAGG GGAGTCCAGTCTGGACGAGGTTTGCTTCAAGCTGTGTGTTTGCAACGCTGTCCGAGACGCTTtggaaggagaagtgctcagcGTGCGCTTCCACCAGCTGCTCCTCAAGCCCAGCAAGAAGATGGTGGACTTCATTTTAGAC GTGTGCACACTTTCACTGGGAAAAGACCGTCCATCCGAGTCATCCAGGAGGAACATGGCCACTTTCCTGAA GACTCTGTGTGAGACCCTGCAGGAGCTGCCTCTGCTGATGGGGGTCTCCTCTCATAAGCTCTTTGTGGAGCTGCTGAAGGAGGAGGACAGGAAGGTGCTGGTGGAGCAGCTGAGGAAGAGATCAGTCACCATCAACCTCAGCGCCAAGCCTCTGCCTTCCTTCTATGACATTCCAG CTTCGTCGAGTGTGAGCATCGGGCAGCTGGAGCAGCAGCTCATCCTCTCACTGGAGCCCCGCAGGATCAGACAGATCCTCATCGAGCTGCACGGCATGGCTGAGAGACCCTTCTGGAGGGTCAACAGCAAG TGGGAAGCTCCTAAGGACTACATCAACGTGATCCTGGGCATCAAAGACAACCTGACTAAGGACCTGGTTTACATCTTCATGGCCAAAGGACTGCACTGCATATCAATAAAG GACTTTCCCCACGCCCGACAGCTGTACTCCGCCTGCCTGGAGCTGGTCACCGAGTTCTCCCCGAAGCTGAGGCAGGTGATGCTGAACGagatgctgctgctggaggtccGCGCGCATGAGACCATGGCAGCCGAGGGCAGCAAGGAGAGACCCACCTCAGACCTGGTCAGCAGGGTGAGGGGATACCTGGAGATGAGGATACATG ATCTGCCTCTGCGCCAGGTGGTGGGGGAGGAGTGTGTGGCCTTCATGTTGAACTGGAGGGAGAATGACTACCTGACCCTGCAGGTGCCCCCCTCTCTGGTCATGAACAACCCGTACATCAAG ATCGGTCAGCTGCTGGCTTCCACGTGCAAAGAGCTGCCGGGCCCTAAAGAGTGCCGGCGCACAGCCAAGGAGCTGTGGGACGTGGTGGTGCAGATCTGCAGCATGTCCGTCCAGCACAAGAGGAACAACGACGGCAGAGTGGGGCTCATCAAGCAGAGGGAGTCCTCCATGGGCATCCTGCAGCG GAGCAAATTCATCACTTTCATCAAGAAACTTCGA GAGCCGCTGGTGTTGACGACCCTCATCTCGCTGTTCGTCAGGTTCCACAGCATAGTGCGG GATGACATTGTAAATGAAGTGACAGCCGAACACCTCACCATCTGGCCATCTACTCTGCTAAA CATCCAGGCAGTGGATGTGGAAGCTGTGGCGGTGACGGTCAAAGAGCTGGTGTCCTACGCCCTCACCCTGAACCCGAACAACCAGTCGTGGCTCATCACACAGGCAGACATCTACTTTG TGACCAATCAGTACTCTGCTGCTCTGAACCTTTACCTCCAGGCCGGAGCCGTGTGCTCAGACTTCTTCACCAAAACGATGGCCCCCGACATCTACTCGGACCAG GTCCTGAAGAGGATGATCAAGTGCTGTTCAATGATGAACTGCCACACACAG GTGGCTGTTCTCTGCCAGTTTCTGCGAGAGGTGGACTACATGACGGCCTTTAAAGCTCTTCAAGAACAGAACAG TCACGATGCCATGGACTCGTTCTATGACTACATCTGGGACGTCACCATCCTGGAGTACCTCACCC ACATTCACCACAAGCGGGGCGAGACGGAGAAGAGACAAATAGCC ATCAAAGCCATCGGGCAGACGGAGCTGAACACCAGTAACCCCGAGGAGGTGCTGCTGCTGGCCGCtcagaagaggaagaagaggttCCTGCAGGCCATGGCCAAACTCTACTTCTAG
- the LOC117454693 gene encoding probable C-mannosyltransferase DPY19L4 gives MTELKCREKYTLDGDKEERESQHEPDVQTTKPDEVTSGRNGAGKQQKDEGEVKEEEAQHKEEESKTPKSPVKRSTGSSAGFFQRLVRVFFGYLAAVACGILYAAHLSAYHDRKFWFSTRQELEREITFQGGSGLYYYYYKQMLTATPFHRGVYELMMDNRTVAGQTINAVVRLSLYPELITSFIYRFTGSEEFVEPIYFYIGAVFGLQAIYVSALFVCSWVMSGTWVAGMLAVSWYVINRPDTTKVDYAIPLRDNWALPYFSCQVAALTGFLTNNISSATELFCYLTMSATTFTFLLVWEHSHYVLFLQGLCLFFLDAFDLLPSRKMAEIHMVYVSALLLAFFSQFQNAALLSSPLVSLLIGTWVARNYQQKMKTGPFLSRVMKLFVYFHLVFTTGITFSYLVKKVVQGDESDFFLKFLEVKFGLNTTTDFITNFLLCQESFQVPAQDLFLRLTQASVLPFYLLVLTVCLLSTLQTIYRRLSGLPMKTNLKLEDGRIGEHPEVIYHVFHSLIFGGLALLFDGMKYLWTPYVCMFTAFGVCSPELWMTAFRWLKLKSIHPVVLSLILSTAVPTIIGFSLWREYCPRVLGDLSEVQEFYDPDKVELISWIKSQAPAAAVFAGSPQLLGTVKLCSGATVTSLPLYTDIKLLRRTEDTYQVYAMRSAEDIYKILTSQKANYVIIEESICNELSVNKGCRIKDLLDISNGHVVYDKGEVYSFSKHGRFCQEIKMNYSPYTNYFTRVFWNRSYHVYKVNSVISFQY, from the exons ATGACTGAGTTAAAATGTCGGGAAAAATACACTTTGGATGGAGataaagaagagagagagagccaacATGAACCTGATGTGCAGACGACAA AGCCGGATGAGGTGACCAGTGGCAGAAATGGAGCCGGAAAGCAGCAGAAAGATGAGGGTGAGGTTAAAGAAGAGGAGGCTCAACATAAAGAAGAAGAATCAAAAACACCCAAGTCACCTGTTAAAAGATCCACGGGATCTTCTGCAG GTTTTTTTCAGCGCCTGGTGAGGGTGTTCTTCGGATATCTGGCAGCAGTTGCCTGTGGCATACTTTATGCAGCGCATCTGTCTGCTTATCATGACAGGAAGTTCTGGTTTTCCACTAGACAG GAGCTCGAGCGGGAAATCACCTTCCAGGGAGGCAGCGGGCTCTACTATTACTACTACAAGCAGATGCTGACTGCAACACCTTTCCATAGAG GGGTTTACGAGCTGATGATGGATAACAGGACAGTTGCAGGGCAGACCATCAACGCAGTGGTGCGCTTGTCTCTGTACCCAGAGCTCATCACCAGCTTTATATACAGATTCACAGGCAGCGAG GAGTTCGTGGAGCCAATTTACTTCTACATCGGAGCCGTGTTTGGGCTGCAGGCGATCTACGTGTCGGCCCTGTTTGTGTGTAGCTGGGTGATGAGCGGCACCTGGGTGGCCGGCATGTTGGCCGTTTCCTGGTATGTGATCAACAG ACCTGACACCACCAAAGTGGACTATGCAATTCCTCTGCGGGACAACTGGGCTCTGCCTTACTTCTCGTGCCAGGTTGCAGCTTTGACTGGATTCCTTACTAACAACATCAGCTCTGCCACCGAG CTGTTTTGCTATCTTACCATGAGTGCCACCACCTTCACTTTCCTGCTGGTGTGGGAACACAGCCACTACGTGCTCTTCCTCCAAGGCCTCTGTCTTTTTTTCCTCGACGCTTTTGACCTTTTGCCATCACGTAAG ATGGCAGAGATCCACATGGTGTACGTCAGCGCTTTGCTCCTGGCCTTCTTTTCACAGTTTCAGAACGCAGCCCTCCTCAGCTCGCCGCTGGTCAGCCTCCTGATTGGCACATGGGTTGCCAGGAACTACCAG CAAAAGATGAAGACGGGCCCTTTTCTGTCCAGAGTGATGAAGCTCTTCGTATATTTCCACCTAGTCTTTACCACAGGCATCACCTTCAGTTATCTGGTCAAG AAAGTCGTTCAAGGAGACGAGAGTGACTTCTTCTTGAAGTTCCTTGAAGTCAAATTTGGGCTCAACACAACAAC TGACTTCATCACCAATTTCCTCCTGTGCCAAGAGAGTTTCCAGGTCCCGGCTCAGGACTTATTTCTGCGCCTGACGCAGGCCTCAGTCCTTCCCTTCTACTTACTGGTGCTCACGGTGTGCCTGCTGTCCAccctgcagaccatttaccggAGACTCAG TGGGCTGCCGATGAAAACCAACCTCAAACTTGAAGATGGGCGAATAGGAGAGCACCCCGAGGTCATCTATCATGTTTTTCACTCGTTGATTTTTGGAGGCCTGGCTCTGCTGTTTGATGG GATGAAATATTTATGGACCCCGTACGTCTGCATGTTCACAGCGTTCGGTGTGTGTTCTCCGGAACTCTGGATGACTGCGTTTAGGTGGCTCAAACTCAAGTCCATCCACCCTGTAGTTCTG TCTCTCATCCTGAGCACAGCGGTTCCTACCATCATTGGTTTCAGTTTGTGGAGAGAG TACTGCCCTCGTGTCCTAGGAGATCTGTCAGAAGTGCAGGAGTTTTACGATCCAGATAAAGTGGAGCTGATCAGCTGGATCAA GTCACAGGCTCCAGCAGCGGCGGTCTTTGCCGGCAGCCCTCAGCTGTTGGGAACCGTGAAGTTGTGTTCAGGTGCAACCGTGACCAGTTTACCGCTTTATACAGACATCAAGCTGCTGAGGAGGACTGAAGAC ACTTACCAGGTGTATGCAATGAGATCTGCAGAGGACATTTATAAGATTCTGACTTCTCAGAAGGCCAACTATGTGATCATCGAAGAGTCCATTTGTAACGAGCTGAGTGTTAATAAAGGCTGTAGAATCAAAGATCTGCTTGATATTTCCAATGGACAC GTGGTTTATGACAAAGGAGAGGTTTACTCGTTCTCCAAGCACGGAAGATTCTGCCAAGAGATAAAGATGAACTACTCGCCTTACACCAACTACTTCACCCGGGTCTTCTGGAACCGCTCGTACCACGTGTACAAAGTGAACTCTGTCATCTCCTTTCAGTACTGA